In the genome of Aspergillus luchuensis IFO 4308 DNA, chromosome 2, nearly complete sequence, one region contains:
- a CDS encoding uncharacterized protein (COG:S;~EggNog:ENOG410PX8R) — MKMADFVCPSDTFQACPPHLRTTFSQEDRFRFTPVKATRAAPRPWERKPSTAFRARGKSRKVWKRFRTSFNSMKALQQLIAAERHTVDDDLHLEINTSRNPGLRRGVKRRCFALEADALEDSVRGRSFLETQWESEVNGRRRKLPLIYSDFVDIPDEPVENDSLQPEESCDDVKDDQEVPTSTLEEELAENPADMDESPSLIPETPTKLASDAAYSRSLHGLSPLVVGGMVFGTPDLRTREDVEQPTVHLSDAIEDEPTTPQDDGHDEDTVSTMIGEEHTDGEPTVPVDVETLDEPAAATVAAPVQELTSAQESTLVRSALRSSLDGEDTELLNNFLSKAKAKREAKAAMVAQEQEQETEKTEPEPEVPVIVASPTPARRALEDLDTNSPSPQKPQLSPTKEKDEASPQPSSPRRSTRPRTVRSSNLLTTITAAAAVRNTLSLRRAKGTEFVFLQRTEAQELALTTRRNTRLNKGNAQAPKFVLQGLTRKSPASGKKADTAPCTDSETTGDVSERPHKTAKKHVSWNDEELVQFDDGSEAAKGDEHDVASRGSKGKSPEKRKAASSRTTRSQVAQKSGGEDRADAAATAPATATPRTRRVRRLGPGAPKADSTAATAVSNVSLSSLSSPSSDNSASTAEQRKKLTPKSPRRVPATPSKPASDSIKTSLRSSSAKTNLLKINAGSTPVPRKMRPRA; from the exons ATGAAGATGGCGGACTTCGTCTGTCCTTCCGACACATTCCAGGCATG CCCTCCACATCTACGAACCACCTTCTCTCAGGAGGACCGATTCAGATTTACCCCCGTCAAAGCTACCAGAGCCGCCCCCCGTCCCTGGGAACGCAAACCATCAACCGCATTCCGCGCCCGCGGCAAGTCGCGTAAGGTCTGGAAGCGCTTTCGCACTTCGTTCAACAGCATGAAAGCTCTGCAGCAATTGATTGCGGCAGAGCGTCATACCGTCGATGACGACCTACATTTGGAGATCAACACGTCGCGGAACCCCGGCCTCCGCCGCGGTGTCAAGCGCAGGTGTTTCGCTCTGGAAGCGGACGCCTTGGAGGATAGTGTGCGCGGGCGCTCGTTCTTGGAAACACAGTGGGAGTCCGAGGTTAATGGACGGCGAC GCAAACTTCCCCTAATCTACAGTGACTTTGTCGACATCCCCGATGAGCCGGTTGAAAACGACAGCCTACAACCAGAAGAGTCGTGTGACGATGTGAAGGACGACCAGGAAGTGCCCACGTCGAcgttggaggaagagctcgcGGAGAACCCTGCCGATATGGACGAATCCCCCAGTCTGATCCCGGAAACCCCCACTAAATTGGCGTCCGACGCAGCCTATAGCCGCTCGCTACATGGCCTGTCGCCGCTAGTGGTTGGTGGCATGGTGTTCGGCACTCCAGACTTAAGAACCCGCGAGGACGTCGAACAGCCAACTGTGCATCTGTCCGACGCAATTGAAGACGAACCTACGACTCCGCAGGatgatggccatgatgaagacaCGGTTTCTACGATGATCGGTGAAGAGCACACCGACGGAGAGCCGACTGTACCTGTCGACGTAGAAACTCTAGACGAACCGGCCGCGGCTACGGTCGCTGCACCAGTGCAGGAATTAACGAGTGCGCAGGAGTCAACGCTCGTTCGGTCGGCACTCCGAAGCTCATTGGACGGAGAAGATACTGAGTTGCTCAACAACTTCTTGTCCAAGGCCAAAGCTAAGCGCGAGGCCAAAGCCGCTATGGTCgctcaggagcaggagcaggagaccGAAAAGACTGAGCCTGAACCGGAGGTGCCGGTTATTGTTGCGTCTCCCACACCGGCGCGCCGCGCGTTGGAGGACCTTGATACCAACTCGCCCTCACCGCAGAAGCCTCAGCTGTCGCCTAcaaaggagaaagatgaggcCAGTCCGCAGCCATCTAGTCCTCGACGCAGCACTCGACCTCGCACCGTTCGCTCTTCCAACCTGTTGACGACCATtactgctgcggctgcagtACGCAACACACTGTCACTCCGCCGTGCCAAGGGCACAGAATTCGTCTTCTTGCAGCGCACCGAGGCCCAGGAGCTGGCCCTTACGACACGGCGAAACACGCGACTGAATAAGGGCAATGCACAGGCACCGAAGTTCGTTTTGCAGGGTCTCACACGCAAGTCGCCAGCATCTGGGAAGAAGGCCGACACCGCCCCTTGCACAGATAGCGAGACGACGGGAGACGTCTCGGAGCGACCACACAAAACGGCAAAGAAGCATGTGTCGTGGAACGACGAGGAACTGGTGCAGTTCGACGACGGATCAGAGGCAGCAAAGGGCGACGAGCATGACGTTGCGAGCCGCGGAAGCAAGGGCAAAAGccccgagaaaagaaaggcagCCAGTAGCCGAACAACGCGGTCTCAAGTGGCGCAGAAGagtggtggggaggatcgCGCCGATGCAGCGGCTACTGCACCCGCTACTGCAACGCCTCGGACGCGGCGCGTGCGCCGGCTGGGTCCCGGAGCACCCAAAGCCGACTCGACGGCTGCAACAGCCGTCAGCAATGTTTCTCTGTCCTCTTTGTCGTCGCCCAGCAGCGACAACAGCGCGAGCACGGCCGAGCAGCGCAAGAAGCTGACCCCCAAGTCGCCGAGGCGGGTCCCGGCGACGCCGTCGAAGCCTGCAAGCGACAGCATCAAGACATCACTCCGCAGCAGTAGCGCGAAGACCAACCTGCTGAAGATCAACGCTGGGTCGACGCCAGTGCCTCGGAAGATGCGTCCGCGCGCGTGA
- a CDS encoding putative formin binding protein (COG:A;~EggNog:ENOG410PPJM;~InterPro:IPR036236,IPR013085,IPR040023,IPR003604;~PFAM:PF06220;~go_function: GO:0003676 - nucleic acid binding [Evidence IEA];~go_function: GO:0008270 - zinc ion binding [Evidence IEA];~go_process: GO:0000398 - mRNA splicing, via spliceosome [Evidence IEA]), translated as MAEYWKSAPKFWCKQCKIFIRDTAFEKSQHEATAKHQGNLKRFLRDIHRNNEQQQREAQRAKNEVERLRQTVAGPAGGKDGDAAPWKRAPAPAPKPQERPVSLEERKRQMAQLAEMGIAIPEEYRSEMALAGEWQTLSEKVVQPSEESKASQSLGVRKRKHEERDEEEEEAKQEAERFVSKGWGSRTRVYPGAQEDTDLDALLESTKDIKKGKPSTPAESAPEPEPENAPETVKGQFMPVKSEGDAAAPETGEPSQVKQESETAPSAPATKEEPEDAPAAGVVFKKRKAKVMRK; from the exons ATGGCGGAGTATTGGAAATCAGCG CCCAAGTTTTGGTGCAAGCAATGCAAGATCTTCATTCGCGATACCGCCTTCGAAAAGTCTCAACATGAGGCTACGGCCAAACATCAGGGTAATCTGAAGCGCTTCCTTCGCGACATCCATCGGAACAATGAACAACAACAGCGCGAAGCACAAAGAGCGAAGAATGAGGTTGAGCGACTGCGCCAGACCGTGGCCGGACCTGCGGGTGGGAAAGACGGGGATGCTGCGCCCTGGAAACGTGCGCCCGCACCGGCGCCCAAACCTCAGGAGCGACCTGTTTctttggaagaaagaaaacgaCAAATGGCACAACTAGCAGAGATGGGTATTGCTATTCCGGAAGAATACCGCAGTGAGATGGCTTTGGCCGGAGAGTGGCAAACGCTGTCGGAGAAAGTTGTACAACCTTCGGAGGAATCAAAGGCCAGCCAGTCATTAGGGGTACGCAAACGAAAGCATGAAGAGcgtgacgaggaggaggaagaggcaaaaCAAGAAGCTGAACGATTCGTCAGTAAGGGCTGGGGCTCCCGGACCCGAGTCTATCCCGGCGCCCAAGAGGACACTGATCTTGATGCTCTTTTGGAGTCTACGAAAGATATCAAAAAGGGTAAACCTTCAACTCCTGCTGAGTCGgcgccggagccggagcctgAGAATGCACCGGAAACCGTTAAGGGCCAGTTCATGCCGGTCAAGTCAGAAGGAGATGCAGCAGCTCCTGAGACTGGTGAGCCGTCTCAGGTCAAGCAGGAGAGTGAGACTGCCCCCTCGGCTCCTGCGACAAAAGAGGAGCCGGAAGACGCTCCAGCTGCGGGGGTCGTTttcaagaagcgcaaggccaAGGTCATGAGAAAGTAA
- the gldB gene encoding putative glycerol dehydrogenase (GldB) (COG:C;~EggNog:ENOG410PFQG;~InterPro:IPR018170,IPR020471,IPR036812,IPR023210;~PFAM:PF00248;~SMCOG1039:aldo/keto reductase family oxidoreductase;~antiSMASH:Cluster_2.3;~go_function: GO:0016491 - oxidoreductase activity [Evidence IEA];~go_process: GO:0055114 - oxidation-reduction process [Evidence IEA]), whose translation MTLHNIISSSNSIIPLINTPPSTPLAVLACKVAFSTKAPPRPYHQVTSSPPTRYLYSSLGFSASSSSSTIPIIPNSFFSPSLRYPYTTMSSGQSFTLSNGVKIPGVGFGTFANEGATGETYKAVTCALNTGYRHLDCAWYYLNEGEVGDAVKDFLAANPSVKREDIFICTKVWNHLHRPEDVQWSIESSLKKLKVDYIDLFLVHWPIAAEKETQEKPKIGPDGKYVILKDLTENPEPTWRAMEKIYKEGKAKAIGVSNWTIEGLEKLLKYAEVKPHVNQIEIHPFLPNQELVDYCFKHEILPEAYSPLGSQNQVPTTGEKVSENQTLNDIAKKGGYTLAQVLIAWGLRRGYVVLPKSSNPARIESNFKSIQLTDEEYEAVNKVAEGRHFRFVNMKDTFGYDVWPEETAKNLSA comes from the exons ATGACCCTgcataatataattagtagcAGCAATAGCATCATACCCCTCATCAAcacacccccctccaccccactTGCTGTTCTTGCCTGTAAAGTTGCCTTCTCAACGAAAGCCCCTCCTCGCCCATACCACCAAGtgacttcttcccctcccacccgcTATTTGTACTCATCCCTCGgcttctctgcctcttcttcctcttcaactaTACCAATTATACCcaattccttcttttccccatcaCTTCGATACCCTTACACAACCATGTCTTCCGGACAGTCCTTCACTCTTAGCAACGGCGTCAAGATCCCCGGCGTCGGTTTCGGTACCTTCGCCAACGAGGGTGCCACTGGTGAGACCTACAAGGCCGTCACCTGTGCTCTCAACACCGGATACCGTCACCTCGACTGTGCCTGGTACTACCTGAACGAGGGTGAGGTTGGTGATGCCGTCAAGGACTTCCTCGCTgccaacccctccgtcaAGCGTGAGgacatcttcatctgcacCAAGGTCTGgaaccacctccaccgccccGAGGATGTGCAGTGGTCCATTGAGAGCTCCctcaagaagctcaaggtcGACTACATTgacctcttcctcgttcaCTGGCCCATTGCTGCCGAGAAGGAGACTCAGGAGAAGCCCAAGATCGGCCCTGATGGAAAG TACGTGATCCTCAAGGATCTCACTGAGAACCCCGAGCCCACCTGGAGGGCCATGGAGAAGATTTacaaggagggcaaggccaaggcGATCGGTGTCTCCAACTGGACCATCGAGGGTCTGGAGAAGCTCCTCAAGTACGCCGAGGTCAAGCCTCACGTCAACCAGATCGAGATCCACCCCTTCCTGCCCAACCAGGAGCTCGTTGACTACTGCTTCAAGCACGAAATCCTGCCCGAGGCCTACTCTCCCCTGGGCTCCCAGAACCAGGTCCCCACGACGGGTGAGAAGGTCAGCGAGAACCAGACGCTGAACGACATCGCCAAGAAGGGCGGCTACACTCTGGCGCAGGTGCTCATCGCCTGGGGTCTGCGTCGTGGCTACGTTGTGCTCCCCAAGAGCTCCAACCCCGCCCGTATCGAGTCCAACTTCAAGAGCATCCAGCTCACGGATGAGGAGTACGAGGCCGTCAACAAGGTGGCCGAGGGTCGTCACTTCCGCTTCGTCAACATGAAGGACACCTTTGGCTACGACGTGTGGCCCGAGGAGACCGCCAAGAACCTGTCCGCTTAG
- a CDS encoding uncharacterized protein (COG:I;~EggNog:ENOG410Q2JU;~InterPro:IPR001171,IPR018083;~PFAM:PF01222;~TransMembrane:8 (i12-33o74-94i115-136o148-169i247-266o286-304i316-335o429-448i);~go_component: GO:0016020 - membrane [Evidence IEA];~go_function: GO:0016628 - oxidoreductase activity, acting on the CH-CH group of donors, NAD or NADP as acceptor [Evidence IEA];~go_process: GO:0016126 - sterol biosynthetic process [Evidence IEA];~go_process: GO:0055114 - oxidation-reduction process [Evidence IEA]) yields the protein MASSTVVEYEFGGPLGATAITIGLPLLLTFFAFGCNDVSGCPVPSLLSPRTFTWEKWAAETGWPEGGIWALFDWKVTVAVLAYYVFVLLLWRLLPAQKVHGTKLVHHGRPLEYRMNAFSTSVAVFAACAIGTYLQGAEFPVWTYIVDHYVQILTANVLISFALATYLYISSFSVGTNYPNKDLRELAAGGRTGNIIYDFYIGRELNPRVTLPLFGEIDIKTWCEMYPGLTGWILLDLAFVAKQYRNFGYVSDSILLITFFQGFYVLNSHYNELGLLTMMDITTDGMGFMLSFGDLVWVPFLYSTQCRYLSVYPLQLGWLNIAAVSAVFALGLYIFRAANDQKHMFRTHPNDPSVAGLSYIQTKRGTRLLTAGWWGMSRHINYFGDWLQALPFSLPTGMAGYLIYPAGSIVAASQSFQMIDGRKVVQGKAQGWGIIFTYFYVLYFAILLMHRERRDDAMCAAKYGEDWEKYRRAVRWRILPWIYKTSIDG from the exons ATGGCTTCCTCTACGGTGGTTGAGTACGAATTTGGTGGACC CCTAGGAGCCACTGCCATCACCATTGGCCTACCTCTACTCCTGactttctttgcctttggCTGTAACGATGTATCGGGCTGTCCTGTACCTTCGCTGTTGAGCCCTCGCACTTTCACTTGGGAGAAATGGGCCGCGGAGACCGGGTGGCCTGAAGGTGGGATTTGGGCACTCTTCGACTGGAAAGTGACCGTTGCAGTGCTGGCATACTATGTCTTTGTTTTACTTCTCTGGAGACTCCTCCCGGCGCAGAAGGTTCATGGCACTAAACTAGTCCATCACGGTCGTCCCCTCGAGTACCGCATGAATG CATTCTCGACCAGCGTTGCCGTTTTCGCTGCTTGCGCAATCGGCACATACTTGCAAGGCGCCGAATTTCCCGTGTGGACGTATATCGTGGATCACTATGTGCAAATCTTGACGGCCAATGTGTTGATATCATTTGCCCTCGCCACCTACCTCTATATCAGCAGCTTCAGCGTGGGCACCAATTACCCTAATAAGGATCTTCGCGAACTAGCGGCTGGTGGGAGGACAGGCAATATCATCTACGATTTCTACATTGGCCGGGAGTTGAACCCCCGCGTCACTCTTCCACTCTTTGGGGAGATCGACATTAAGACTTGGTGCGAGATGTATCCTGGCTTGACTGGTTGGATACTGCTTGATCTTGCCTTTGTCGCCAAACAATATCGCAATTTTGGCTATGTCTCCGACAGCATTCTATTGATCACCTTCTTTCAGGGGTTCTACGTGCTCAATAGCCATTATAATGAGTTAGGGCTTCTGACTATGATGGATATCACCACTGATGGCATGGGGTTTATGCTCTCCTTTGGCGATCTCGTCTGGGTGCCCTTCCTATACTCAACACAATGTCGTTATTTGTCTGTCTATCCGCTGCAGCTGGGGTGGTTGAACATCGCAGCTGTGAGCGCCGTCTTTGCCCTGGGACTGTATATTTTCCGGGCCGCCAACGATCAGAAGCACATGTTCCGCACGCACCCCAACGATCCGAGTGTGGCAGGCCTGTCGTACATTCAAACCAAGCGGGGAACTAGACTACTCACAGCTGGATGGTGGGGAATGTCACGCCACATCAACTACTTTGGGGATTGGCTACAAGCACTGCCCTTCAGTCTGCCCACGGGCATGGCAGGGTATCTCATCTACCCGGCAGGGAGCATTGTGGCGGCCTCTCAGAGCTTCCAGATGATAGACGGGCGCAAGGTCGTCCAGGGAAAAGCACAAGGCTGGGGAATAATCTTCACCTACTTCTACGTGCTGTACTTTGCAATCTTGTTGATGCACCGGGAACGTAGAGACGATGCTATGTGTGCGGCAAAGTATGGCGAAGACTGGGAGAAGTATCGGCGGGCAGTCCGGTGGAGAATCCTGCCCTGGATATATAAGACTTCGATAGATGGGTAG